A single window of Halobacillus naozhouensis DNA harbors:
- the ylbD gene encoding spore coat protein YlbD, translating into MSEKILHPSVQQFKEFVDANPNVKSHLRKNHKLIQSYYEKWMILGEDDPFWTSLPKSKTQTDNNKKDWMKQFGDLMQDINWEDVSKHIDELNGAIGQIQQLITNIQQENKQDARQDTIGYPYY; encoded by the coding sequence ATGAGTGAAAAGATCTTGCACCCAAGCGTCCAGCAATTTAAGGAGTTCGTAGATGCCAATCCTAATGTGAAAAGTCACCTAAGGAAGAATCATAAACTTATCCAAAGTTACTATGAGAAGTGGATGATTTTAGGAGAAGATGATCCTTTCTGGACATCACTTCCGAAATCAAAAACGCAAACGGATAACAATAAAAAGGATTGGATGAAACAATTTGGAGACCTGATGCAGGATATCAATTGGGAAGATGTTTCCAAGCATATCGATGAACTGAATGGAGCGATCGGCCAGATTCAACAGCTGATTACGAATATTCAACAGGAAAACAAACAAGACGCAAGGCAAGACACCATCGGCTATCCGTATTATTAA
- a CDS encoding copper-translocating P-type ATPase encodes MVADFKKRFYISLILTIPILLLSSMIQDFIGLEIAFLYDQYVLFGLASLVFFYGGWSFLTGAMDELKNKNPGMMTLIGLAIVVAYGYSSMVVFGWEGRNFFWELATLVDIMLLGHWIEMKSVMGASNALQELVKLMPNEAHRVNEAGETEDVPIHELDHDDHVVVKPGEKIPVDGMILDGKSAIDESMLTGESVPVEKAQEDEVIGGSINKEGSLTIAVKNIGENTYLSQVINLVKEAQSSKSRAQDLANRAAKWLFYLALASGIATFIIWVTMGATIDMAVERTVTVMVITCPHALGLAAPLVIAVSTAISAKKGLLIRNRTQFENARQLDAVIFDKTGTLTKGEFGVTDIISSQGFEDRDVIYWAASAEQNSQHPLARGIIERAEELEVSLDHVENFESMTGKGLQGDVAGKKIAVVSPGYVKGENISYDTSSFERLSEEGKTVVFVLLDGQLAGMIALADIVRDSAKAAIAALKEKGIHSIMLTGDNQKVADWVADQLDMDEVYAEVLPDHKADQVKKVQAEGRKVAMTGDGVNDAPALATADVGIAIGSGTDVAVETADIVLVKSNPEDIVSVVELSQNTYKKMVQNLWWAAGYNIVAIPLAAGVLAPIGIMLSPAVGAILMSLSTIVVAINAKLLKA; translated from the coding sequence ATGGTAGCCGATTTCAAGAAACGCTTTTATATTTCACTTATACTTACGATTCCTATTTTGCTCCTGTCTTCGATGATTCAGGATTTCATTGGTTTAGAGATTGCTTTTCTATATGATCAGTATGTGTTATTTGGGTTAGCTTCATTGGTCTTCTTTTATGGAGGCTGGTCCTTCTTAACTGGTGCTATGGACGAGTTAAAGAATAAGAACCCAGGGATGATGACACTGATTGGCCTTGCGATTGTTGTCGCTTATGGTTATAGTTCCATGGTTGTTTTCGGATGGGAAGGACGCAATTTCTTCTGGGAGCTTGCCACATTAGTTGATATCATGCTGCTTGGCCACTGGATTGAAATGAAGTCAGTGATGGGGGCTTCGAATGCTTTACAAGAACTTGTTAAGTTAATGCCAAATGAGGCGCATCGTGTCAACGAAGCTGGGGAAACAGAAGATGTGCCGATCCATGAGCTGGACCATGACGATCATGTAGTAGTGAAACCAGGTGAAAAAATACCGGTCGACGGTATGATCCTTGATGGTAAATCAGCGATCGATGAATCGATGTTAACAGGTGAGTCGGTTCCTGTTGAAAAGGCTCAGGAAGACGAAGTAATCGGCGGTTCGATTAACAAAGAAGGTAGTCTGACGATTGCTGTGAAAAATATCGGAGAGAACACGTATCTTTCACAAGTTATTAACTTGGTCAAGGAAGCACAAAGTTCGAAATCACGTGCCCAGGACCTGGCAAACCGGGCGGCGAAGTGGCTGTTTTACCTGGCATTGGCATCAGGGATTGCGACCTTCATCATTTGGGTCACGATGGGAGCAACAATTGATATGGCAGTCGAAAGGACAGTCACGGTCATGGTCATCACATGTCCGCATGCTTTAGGACTGGCTGCACCACTAGTCATCGCTGTTTCAACCGCCATTTCCGCGAAAAAAGGCCTGTTAATTAGAAATCGCACCCAATTTGAGAACGCCCGCCAGTTGGATGCTGTTATTTTTGACAAAACCGGAACGCTCACGAAAGGCGAATTCGGGGTCACAGATATCATTTCTTCACAAGGATTTGAAGATAGAGACGTTATCTATTGGGCTGCGAGTGCTGAACAGAATTCACAGCACCCGCTTGCAAGAGGTATCATCGAAAGGGCAGAGGAACTGGAAGTTTCCCTGGATCATGTTGAAAACTTCGAATCCATGACAGGTAAAGGACTGCAAGGGGACGTTGCGGGGAAAAAAATCGCGGTCGTCAGCCCTGGCTATGTGAAGGGAGAAAACATCTCCTACGATACCTCGTCGTTTGAAAGGCTGTCAGAAGAAGGGAAAACCGTTGTGTTTGTTCTGCTTGATGGTCAATTGGCCGGTATGATAGCACTGGCTGATATAGTACGGGATTCAGCGAAAGCAGCGATAGCTGCCCTTAAAGAAAAGGGAATCCATTCTATCATGTTGACAGGGGACAATCAGAAAGTAGCTGATTGGGTCGCTGACCAGCTGGACATGGATGAGGTGTATGCAGAAGTTCTTCCTGATCATAAAGCAGACCAGGTCAAGAAAGTCCAGGCAGAGGGTAGAAAGGTAGCAATGACAGGGGATGGTGTCAATGATGCCCCGGCCTTAGCGACAGCTGATGTCGGGATAGCGATCGGCAGTGGAACGGATGTGGCTGTCGAAACTGCCGATATCGTTTTAGTTAAAAGTAATCCGGAAGACATTGTGTCTGTTGTGGAACTATCTCAAAACACGTATAAGAAAATGGTGCAAAATTTGTGGTGGGCCGCAGGATATAATATCGTCGCTATTCCATTAGCTGCAGGGGTCCTGGCCCCGATTGGAATAATGCTGAGTCCTGCTGTTGGTGCCATCCTTATGAGTCTGAGTACGATTGTGGTAGCGATTAATGCCAAGCTACTTAAAGCCTAG
- a CDS encoding YlbF family regulator yields MLATMEIVDILDQSESIGKMVMDSEVMQNYQQAKQELASDPDAQKLIQDFTDMKDQYEDVQRFGRYHPDYSIIMKRVRGVKREMDMHEKVARYKKAEREVQKLLDEISQSVAFSVSEQIKVPRNGMVFTDTGCGCGSGGGCGCAS; encoded by the coding sequence ATGTTAGCCACAATGGAAATTGTAGATATATTAGACCAGTCTGAATCGATTGGTAAGATGGTTATGGATTCAGAGGTCATGCAAAATTACCAACAAGCTAAACAAGAGCTTGCGTCGGATCCAGATGCCCAGAAATTGATTCAGGATTTCACGGATATGAAAGATCAATACGAAGACGTGCAGCGCTTTGGGCGTTACCACCCTGATTACAGCATCATTATGAAGCGTGTCAGAGGGGTAAAGCGTGAGATGGACATGCATGAGAAAGTAGCACGTTATAAGAAAGCAGAACGTGAAGTTCAAAAGCTGCTGGATGAAATTAGCCAGAGTGTTGCCTTTAGTGTTAGTGAACAGATCAAGGTTCCGAGGAATGGAATGGTGTTTACAGACACAGGGTGCGGCTGTGGATCCGGCGGAGGCTGCGGTTGTGCTTCGTAA
- a CDS encoding YlbG family protein, which yields MRVKRQGIIVYFQHMKNIRQIKKHGHLIHASKKQKYALLYVDHEDTEFKMEKLERLPFVSRVVLSHKPAIRTNFENAKPDKAKQYDYKMGI from the coding sequence ATGAGGGTGAAACGACAAGGAATCATTGTGTATTTTCAACACATGAAGAATATTCGTCAAATTAAAAAACATGGTCATTTGATCCATGCTTCCAAAAAGCAAAAATATGCCCTTCTTTATGTGGATCATGAAGACACAGAGTTTAAGATGGAGAAACTGGAGCGTTTACCGTTCGTCTCTCGTGTTGTTCTTTCCCATAAGCCAGCCATCCGAACGAACTTTGAGAATGCTAAACCGGATAAAGCTAAGCAATATGATTATAAGATGGGGATTTAA
- a CDS encoding DUF7147 family protein, with amino-acid sequence MIQKFIELGEGYADIYELVELGRLMPDRIQHAIAFFSEKSNRPAASLALIMKPTPEQKFQPIYLCREGIPNPHEQPNKRYEMFKDMVESHQKQISEFTVKPSNVFPETDLYYQYLIGILRTNKFIAPLS; translated from the coding sequence TTGATTCAAAAATTTATTGAACTCGGCGAAGGATACGCGGATATCTATGAACTTGTGGAACTGGGGCGGCTCATGCCTGATCGCATCCAGCACGCCATTGCATTCTTTAGCGAAAAATCAAACCGCCCCGCAGCTTCCCTAGCTTTAATCATGAAGCCTACTCCTGAGCAAAAGTTTCAGCCGATCTACCTTTGCAGAGAAGGCATTCCTAACCCGCATGAGCAGCCGAATAAACGCTATGAGATGTTTAAAGATATGGTAGAAAGTCATCAGAAACAAATCAGCGAATTTACTGTTAAACCCTCGAATGTGTTTCCTGAGACAGACTTGTATTATCAATACTTAATCGGCATATTAAGGACCAATAAGTTTATAGCTCCTTTATCGTAA
- the rsmD gene encoding 16S rRNA (guanine(966)-N(2))-methyltransferase RsmD, whose amino-acid sequence MDLWGIKSLPFSEADRSASQLSITTSKMFYTNKADYFPKKNASCVKRFQLLTICGRIMVNVDERGVKMMRVIAGIHKGRQLKPVPNHKTRPTTDKVKESVFQIIGPYFEGGQVLDLFAGSGGLGIEALSRGAEQCVFVDQQQKAIQVIHENLETLRLKDQAEIFRTDALRAIKAAGKRGLTFQYIFLDPPYKKFSYEDLLEALIHEGLTDSGTTIVCEHDAAEDIPAQVGQFKLIKSEKYGSNIGVSIFRYEVTK is encoded by the coding sequence ATGGACCTATGGGGAATTAAGTCTCTTCCGTTTTCCGAAGCAGATAGATCTGCCTCACAACTAAGTATCACCACTTCTAAAATGTTTTATACGAACAAAGCTGATTATTTTCCGAAAAAAAACGCCTCTTGTGTGAAACGTTTTCAGCTCTTGACGATTTGTGGTAGGATTATGGTGAATGTGGATGAAAGAGGGGTGAAAATGATGCGAGTCATTGCAGGTATACATAAAGGCAGACAACTCAAGCCTGTACCGAATCATAAAACAAGACCCACGACGGACAAAGTGAAAGAATCGGTGTTTCAAATCATCGGGCCATATTTTGAAGGTGGACAAGTTCTCGATCTGTTTGCTGGAAGCGGAGGACTCGGCATTGAAGCTCTAAGCCGCGGTGCGGAGCAGTGTGTATTTGTGGATCAGCAGCAGAAGGCGATCCAGGTCATTCATGAGAATCTGGAGACCCTCAGGCTGAAGGATCAAGCTGAAATATTTAGAACCGATGCGCTTAGAGCCATTAAGGCGGCAGGGAAAAGAGGACTGACTTTTCAATACATATTTCTTGACCCTCCTTATAAAAAGTTTTCTTATGAAGACCTGCTGGAAGCCTTGATTCATGAGGGACTGACTGATAGTGGGACAACAATCGTCTGTGAACACGATGCCGCTGAGGATATTCCTGCCCAAGTAGGGCAATTTAAACTAATAAAATCTGAGAAATACGGCAGTAATATCGGTGTTTCTATTTTTAGATATGAGGTGACAAAATGA
- the coaD gene encoding pantetheine-phosphate adenylyltransferase, with product MTRLAICPGSFDPVTYGHLDIIQRGTKVFDHLIVAVFNNQSKAPLFDVHERVALLEEATADLSNVSVDACDGLLMDYAQDKGAQAIIRGLRAVSDFEYEMQITSMNRKLNEEIETFFMMTNNQYSFLSSSIVKEVAKYRANISDLVPPTVEKALRHKYK from the coding sequence ATGACCAGGTTAGCGATTTGTCCAGGCAGTTTTGATCCTGTGACATACGGACATTTAGATATCATTCAACGCGGGACGAAGGTGTTCGATCACCTGATCGTGGCTGTGTTTAATAATCAAAGCAAGGCACCGTTGTTTGATGTCCACGAGCGAGTAGCACTATTGGAAGAAGCGACTGCAGATCTTTCTAACGTTTCAGTGGACGCTTGTGACGGACTGCTAATGGATTATGCGCAAGACAAAGGAGCTCAAGCGATTATTCGGGGATTGCGAGCGGTCAGTGATTTTGAATATGAAATGCAAATTACATCCATGAATCGGAAGCTCAATGAAGAAATTGAGACCTTTTTTATGATGACAAATAACCAGTATTCGTTCTTAAGTTCGAGTATCGTCAAAGAAGTTGCCAAATATCGGGCCAACATTTCCGACTTGGTTCCACCGACAGTTGAAAAAGCACTACGGCATAAATATAAATAA
- the ylbJ gene encoding sporulation integral membrane protein YlbJ: MILEVQKTTCKGVMAIAKLTTVAFTVLAIFFTIALIMYPDTVLSASLRGMDLWATKVFPSLLPFFIIAELLFGFGVVHGVGALCERFMRPLFNVPGAGGFVWVMGMVSGYPAGAKWTRDLRENGQVTKVEAERLVAFTNASSPLFLFGVVAGAFFGNTGLGLMIAAAHYGGNFLVGLGMRFYRYGEDKPTGHSHKKSVKEALHILHHTRINDGRPLGQLLGDAVMRSIKTLILVGGFIMLFSVVTDLLKQTGVIHLSSLLLTLFGIPEVFQLPLTAGLFEITTGVAALTDTNTSLLAQLVFVSFILGFHGLSIQAQIASILADTDIRFAPYAWARLAHGTIAAVLMVIFYQYFDVPEDSVNVWTGTHDSLNHWMAFFEHYGPIFTFCLLSLSLYLFWMKKRG; encoded by the coding sequence ATGATTTTAGAAGTACAGAAAACGACGTGTAAAGGTGTGATGGCTATAGCTAAATTAACAACCGTCGCTTTCACTGTCCTGGCTATCTTTTTTACCATTGCCCTCATTATGTATCCTGATACAGTATTATCGGCCAGTCTGCGAGGAATGGACTTATGGGCCACCAAAGTGTTTCCATCCTTGCTGCCTTTCTTCATCATTGCTGAATTGCTGTTCGGGTTCGGTGTTGTACACGGGGTAGGTGCCTTATGCGAACGATTTATGCGCCCATTATTTAATGTGCCAGGAGCCGGGGGATTCGTATGGGTGATGGGGATGGTGAGCGGGTATCCGGCGGGAGCAAAATGGACAAGGGATTTACGGGAGAACGGACAGGTCACGAAGGTGGAAGCGGAACGTCTTGTCGCGTTTACGAATGCTTCCAGTCCACTTTTCCTCTTCGGAGTGGTAGCAGGCGCCTTCTTCGGCAATACAGGGCTGGGTTTGATGATCGCGGCTGCTCATTACGGGGGAAACTTTCTAGTAGGTCTTGGCATGCGTTTTTATCGTTATGGTGAAGACAAGCCGACTGGTCACTCTCATAAAAAGTCGGTAAAAGAAGCACTTCACATTTTGCACCATACACGGATTAATGATGGCCGTCCCTTAGGCCAGCTGCTTGGAGATGCCGTGATGCGTTCCATCAAGACATTAATCCTCGTCGGCGGCTTTATTATGTTATTTTCTGTAGTGACAGACTTGTTAAAACAAACAGGAGTGATTCATTTATCCTCCTTACTGCTCACATTGTTTGGGATTCCAGAAGTATTTCAGCTGCCTTTAACAGCAGGGTTATTCGAAATAACGACCGGTGTTGCAGCACTGACCGATACCAATACGTCTTTATTAGCTCAGTTGGTTTTTGTAAGCTTCATTTTAGGGTTTCACGGGCTGTCCATTCAAGCTCAAATCGCCAGTATCTTAGCCGATACCGATATCCGGTTCGCACCCTACGCCTGGGCGAGGTTAGCCCATGGTACGATTGCCGCTGTTCTGATGGTTATATTCTATCAATACTTTGATGTTCCAGAGGATTCAGTCAATGTGTGGACAGGGACACATGATTCGCTAAACCACTGGATGGCCTTTTTTGAACATTACGGACCGATCTTTACATTTTGTCTTCTATCACTTTCCCTATATCTCTTTTGGATGAAAAAAAGGGGATAA
- a CDS encoding patatin-like phospholipase family protein: MEHPKIGLALGSGGARGFAHLGVLKVLSEHGIPVHLIAGSSMGALVGSFYAAGQRIEDLYKLAFTFKRKYYLDFTVPKMGFIQGRRIKEYIRLFTFGKSIEQFNLPMSIIATDLSAGTKKVFQSGPASDAVRASIAIPGIFVPEKINDRLYIDGGVIDRVPVSVVKQMGADLIIAVDCSHFDADPSIHSIYDVIFQSIDIMQDQLATAMGISSDADVMIRPEVTTYSSRAFTNIKEIIEAGEAAATLQVDAIKHKIANWKGTSSL, from the coding sequence GTGGAGCATCCTAAAATAGGTCTGGCCCTTGGCTCAGGGGGTGCTCGGGGGTTTGCACATTTAGGAGTCCTTAAGGTATTGAGCGAACATGGAATTCCGGTGCATTTGATCGCCGGAAGCAGTATGGGTGCCCTTGTCGGGTCCTTTTATGCAGCGGGACAACGAATTGAAGACTTATATAAGTTAGCCTTCACATTCAAACGGAAGTACTACCTTGATTTCACTGTTCCGAAAATGGGATTTATTCAGGGACGTAGAATTAAGGAGTATATCCGTTTATTTACGTTTGGCAAATCCATTGAACAATTTAATTTGCCCATGTCGATCATTGCGACAGATTTATCAGCAGGAACAAAGAAAGTGTTTCAAAGCGGCCCTGCCAGCGATGCGGTTCGTGCCAGCATAGCGATTCCTGGGATTTTCGTTCCGGAAAAAATTAATGACCGTCTGTATATCGACGGAGGAGTGATTGATCGGGTGCCTGTCTCGGTGGTTAAGCAGATGGGGGCTGACCTGATCATTGCCGTCGATTGCTCTCATTTCGATGCCGATCCAAGCATTCATTCTATTTATGATGTTATTTTCCAGAGTATCGATATTATGCAGGATCAACTTGCGACGGCCATGGGAATCTCCTCAGATGCCGATGTGATGATACGTCCCGAGGTGACCACCTACAGTTCCCGGGCTTTTACCAATATCAAAGAAATTATTGAGGCGGGGGAGGCGGCAGCCACATTGCAGGTCGACGCGATTAAACACAAGATAGCTAATTGGAAGGGGACATCATCATTATGA